A window of Lates calcarifer isolate ASB-BC8 unplaced genomic scaffold, TLL_Latcal_v3 _unitig_1710_quiver_1240, whole genome shotgun sequence genomic DNA:
ATGTTTGCTCCAGCAACGCTGGTGACGCCGCTGGGTGCTTTGAGTGTCCTCATCAGGTAGCTGCAGTTCTCTAATCTTTTAACTTCAGTTTATCTGAagttaaaaaacagacaaataacacGTTTGTGCTCAGTTTGTCTTTAACTgatgactgtttgtgtgtttttgtgtgtttcagtgcagtTCTGTCCTCCTACCTGTTGGGGGAGGTGTTGAACGTGGTGGGGAAGCTCggctgtctgctgtgtgtgctggGAAGCATCCTGCTGGTCATCCACGCCCcagaggaacaggaagtgacctCACTGCAGGAAATGACCAACAAGCTGCTGGAGCCTGGTGAGTGGTTGCTACaggcaggctagctgtttccacctttttacagtctttatgctaagctacgctaaccagctgctgcagtgagtgGTTGTGAATAAAGCACACAAAGTAACAACTTTCTTATGTTATcaaaaaaagagtgaataaAACAGGAACTGAGGAAACGAATCGTGAATCTCTCAGAATTATAATGATGAAACCACCAgaggtaaaaataaatttaGAATAGCAAAATAATACACATATATTAAAACAAaggataaaatacaaaaaaaataaaaggttcTAATAAATATTTAGGACCAAGGCCGTGAGGAACTTTACAAAACCAATAAAACGAGAAACCTGATTGACATCTGCAgcacattaacaactgaaaccTGACACCAGCAACACAACAGTCGAACAAAACGGAAAGAAACCTGATCATCCTCctttaaaaagctgctgctggtttcCACTGAAGATGACTCATGTCTTCATGTCAGGTAATAactctgttgtgtgtctgtggtgtgtcGATAGGTTTCCTGGCTGTACGTGTATCGGCCGTATTGGTGCTGGTGCGGCGCTTGTGTTGTACTTCTCCCCTCGGTTCGGTCGATCCAACATCCTCGTCTACATCAGCATCTGCTCGCTGCTCGGCCTTCACCGTCTCATCCGTGAAGGGCCTCGCCATCGCCATCAAC
This region includes:
- the LOC108890249 gene encoding LOW QUALITY PROTEIN: magnesium transporter NIPA4-like (The sequence of the model RefSeq protein was modified relative to this genomic sequence to represent the inferred CDS: inserted 3 bases in 2 codons): MRDVHLNNETCSNGSVVRLWCGFQSAVCVVTGDQTLAHTHLNASVLSTDVNTTYNLWLGLTLALLSAFLIGGSVILKKKALLRLANTGHTRAGDGGHGYLKDWLWWGGLLTMGAGEVCNFVAYMFAPATLVTPLGALSVLISAVLSSYLLGEVLNVVGKLGCLLCVLGSILLVIHAPEEQEVTSLQEMTNKLLEPGFLAVRVSAVLVLVXALVLYFSPRFGRSNILVYISICSLLGXFTVSSVKGLAIAINT